The DNA segment AATTACCTGTCTGCAACACTTTTCGCGTCAGCACTTCTTCAACAAATATCCTGTACAAAACCGAGTATTGATTCACCCCTCCTTTCAAGTTTATCTGCGTGTTCAACCCCCACGCTCGCCCATAGAGAAATTAAAGCAGTATCTATTGAGAAGCCATCCACCCTTCTCTCATAGAGCAGAGGGCAGACCTCAAACCGGGTCTTGTTCGGTCCCGCGCAAAGAAACAGGCGCCATTTCGTCTTCCGAGAATAATTGAGTGAGCGTATTCATTATATGGGGCCAAACCTGTGTGTCTTCTTACTAAGTTGTCCATACAGTGAAATAGATAGTCATTGAATGATATTATCACTTCCAGAGCTTTTGTCAAGAAAAAACGCATCATAGACAAACTCCTGAAAGGGAAGCACGTCGAAGAGTGGCACTGGCTTAAGAGAGTAGTCCGGGCGGCACCCTCCTGCAACAAATCTTACCTTGTTTCCCCCGTATACCCCATTTCCCTGGAGATGGCAAAAGCCGCTGCCGTAACCTCCTTGATCATGTTCTTGAGGTCCTTGGAGACTACCGACGAAGCGATGAAGGCGACGCCGATGGCCGCTATGACCTTTCCGGTAAAATCACGGATCGGGGCCGCTACTCCCCCGATGCCTTCTAGCGCTGTCTCCATATCCACTTCGTAACCTCGCTCTCGCACGAGTGCGAGCAGCTTGGCAAACTCTTCTCTGCTTGTGATCGATTTCTTGGTCGTGGCTGTGAGCGGGCTTTTTTGCAACAGTCTTTTTACTTCGCTATCAGGCAGGTATGCCATGAGTACCGGCCCAAGCAGCCCCCAATAGGGAGGCCGCCGTGTGCCGATCTTTGAGGTGAAACTGATCGGATTTCGCGGATCTTCCCTTTTGTCAACGTAGAGGACTTCGTCATTGTCGAGTATCCCGAGGAATATTGTTTTGCCGAGC comes from the Syntrophorhabdaceae bacterium genome and includes:
- a CDS encoding IclR family transcriptional regulator → LGKTIFLGILDNDEVLYVDKREDPRNPISFTSKIGTRRPPYWGLLGPVLMAYLPDSEVKRLLQKSPLTATTKKSITSREEFAKLLALVRERGYEVDMETALEGIGGVAAPIRDFTGKVIAAIGVAFIASSVVSKDLKNMIKEVTAAAFAISREMGYTGETR